The Deltaproteobacteria bacterium genome window below encodes:
- a CDS encoding MFS transporter has product MTTPAASPAPALRASSPPPAGRLALPVLLAYSAAQFGLSASNTLVATQLPFFYVDTLALPPALFGLVMLITKAVNAVSDPLMGHLTDNTRHRWGRRRPWLALGAPPLALATWLLFAPPDRTGEALFGWLLVTFVACLTFRSMVETPYQAMAPDLTEDYDERTRLAAWRTTIGMIGDMLGAITPMLLLALWLPRATFATAGSGIALVILVGVVIALVGVRDRPAHAAGPRVPIGENLRRIVSFPLRNRPAGILIVCYAASVFATTTPVSVFRFLDRYVFTATGLEGTALGGVIARIGPAAFLDIATIVAYFAGVFLSAPLWTRAMRSRDKKHGYVFAFVYLGVVTCGVFLIPRELGILFPALNLLVGAGALGLWMLPGAIGPDVLEWEELHHGRRHEGGFYGIWMLVQKIGAAVALFAMGLLLDAIGFAPGREQGAGTLRGIRFLYGGMPLLVALAAALLFSRYPLTREVYADVQERLAARRRGEPEATLRS; this is encoded by the coding sequence GTGACGACGCCCGCCGCGAGTCCGGCCCCCGCCCTGCGCGCCTCGAGCCCGCCGCCCGCCGGGCGCCTCGCGCTCCCGGTGCTGCTCGCGTACTCGGCGGCGCAGTTCGGGCTGTCGGCCTCCAACACGCTGGTCGCCACGCAGCTCCCGTTCTTCTACGTGGACACCCTGGCCCTGCCGCCGGCCCTGTTCGGACTCGTGATGCTGATCACGAAGGCCGTCAACGCCGTCTCCGACCCGCTCATGGGGCACCTGACCGACAACACGCGCCATCGCTGGGGCCGGCGCCGTCCCTGGCTCGCGCTCGGCGCCCCACCGCTCGCGCTCGCCACCTGGCTGCTCTTCGCTCCGCCCGACCGCACCGGCGAGGCGCTCTTCGGCTGGCTGCTCGTCACCTTCGTGGCCTGCCTGACCTTCCGCAGCATGGTGGAGACGCCCTACCAGGCGATGGCGCCGGACCTGACCGAGGACTACGACGAGCGCACCCGCCTCGCTGCCTGGCGCACCACGATCGGCATGATCGGCGACATGCTGGGTGCGATCACGCCGATGCTGCTGCTCGCGCTCTGGCTGCCACGCGCGACCTTCGCCACCGCCGGCTCGGGCATCGCGCTCGTGATCCTGGTGGGTGTCGTGATCGCGCTGGTCGGGGTTCGCGACCGGCCCGCACACGCCGCCGGACCGCGGGTGCCGATCGGCGAGAACCTGCGGCGGATCGTGTCGTTCCCGCTCCGCAACCGGCCCGCCGGGATCCTGATCGTCTGCTACGCGGCCTCGGTCTTCGCCACCACCACACCGGTCTCGGTGTTCCGCTTCCTCGACCGCTACGTCTTCACGGCCACCGGTCTGGAGGGCACCGCGCTCGGTGGCGTGATCGCACGGATCGGACCCGCCGCCTTCCTCGACATCGCAACGATCGTGGCCTACTTCGCGGGGGTCTTCCTGTCGGCGCCGCTGTGGACGCGGGCGATGCGCTCCCGCGACAAGAAGCACGGCTACGTCTTCGCCTTCGTGTACCTCGGGGTCGTGACCTGCGGCGTCTTCCTGATCCCGCGCGAGCTCGGCATCCTGTTCCCGGCGCTGAACCTGCTGGTGGGCGCCGGCGCGCTGGGGCTGTGGATGCTGCCCGGGGCGATCGGGCCCGACGTCCTCGAGTGGGAAGAGCTCCACCACGGCCGCCGGCACGAGGGCGGCTTCTACGGGATCTGGATGCTGGTCCAGAAGATCGGCGCCGCCGTGGCGCTCTTCGCGATGGGACTCCTGCTCGACGCGATCGGCTTCGCGCCCGGCCGCGAGCAGGGCGCCGGCACGCTGCGCGGGATCCGCTTCCTGTACGGGGGCATGCCGCTGCTGGTCGCCCTCGCCGCCGCCCTGCTCTTCTCGCGCTACCCCCTGACCCGCGAGGTCTACGCCGACGTGCAGGAGCGGCTCGCCGCGCGCCGGCGCGGCGAACCGGAAGCGACGCTACGTTCCTGA